The Roseicyclus marinus genome has a segment encoding these proteins:
- a CDS encoding recombinase family protein, with amino-acid sequence MTAIFYARVSTSDQTLDHQVAQARKAGFTIDEVIADHGQSGVSTILSERPEGRRLFDKLRRGDTLVVRWVDRLGRNYQDVTDTIRHFIRQGVTIKTVINSMTFDGATTDPTQQAVRDALIAFMAATAQAQAEATKEAQRAGIEHARETKAEAYRGRKPSYDRTQLALVRDMTGTGAGTSEVARATGLSRQTVLRIRGDMAEAEAALARWGL; translated from the coding sequence ATGACCGCGATCTTCTATGCCCGCGTCTCGACCTCCGACCAGACGCTTGACCACCAGGTGGCGCAGGCCCGGAAGGCAGGCTTCACGATTGATGAGGTGATCGCCGACCACGGGCAATCCGGCGTCTCCACCATCCTCTCGGAGAGACCCGAGGGGCGCAGGCTCTTCGACAAGCTCCGCCGTGGAGACACCCTAGTGGTGCGCTGGGTGGACCGCCTCGGGCGGAACTATCAGGACGTGACCGACACCATCCGGCACTTCATACGGCAGGGGGTCACGATCAAGACCGTCATCAACAGCATGACCTTCGACGGCGCGACCACAGACCCCACCCAGCAGGCCGTCAGGGACGCGCTCATCGCCTTCATGGCGGCCACCGCTCAGGCTCAAGCCGAGGCCACCAAGGAGGCTCAGAGGGCAGGTATCGAGCATGCCAGGGAGACTAAGGCAGAGGCCTACCGGGGCCGGAAGCCGAGCTATGACCGGACGCAGCTTGCGCTTGTCAGGGACATGACGGGCACCGGAGCGGGCACCTCGGAGGTGGCCCGAGCGACGGGCCTGAGCCGCCAGACCGTCCTTCGCATCCGGGGAGACATGGCGGAGGCCGAGGCGGCACTTGCCCGCTGGGGTCTGTGA